The Brassica rapa cultivar Chiifu-401-42 unplaced genomic scaffold, CAAS_Brap_v3.01 Scaffold0438, whole genome shotgun sequence genome segment CTCCATTGATCACTCGTTTCATCATTTTCTTCGTCTTCAGCCACCTCATCTTCTGAGACAAcatttctcttccttttttttttctttgctaaagATCTTCCAAAGTCATTCCTGAAGTTCTTTAGTGTTGCAAATATTTCTGCACCGGTTTGAATCCTGTTTGCAGTCCCCTTCTCCACTGTATTATCAAACCATCCTTTCCTGCGTCTGTAGTGATGTCCAGGGCTTAGTCGCTTCCTATTCCCCAAATACACATACTTGCGACTAAACTTGAGCCACCTATTTGGTGTATCCTTTCCACAAACATTGCATGCTTGTTTCCCTTTAACTTTACAACCTGCCAAACTACCTAGAGCCGGGTAGTCGCTTATAGTCCACAACAACATAGCTTTTAGTGTGAACTTCTCTTTCAGGAATGAGTCGTATACCTGAATCCCCTCACTCCACAATTCTTGTAAGTCTTCAACCAGTGGCTCTAGATAAACATCAATGTTGTTGCTCGGAGCCGTCGGTCCAGGGATCAACATAGTCAACATGACGTTCTCAGCCTTCATACACAGAGTTGGTGGCAAGTTGTAATTGACTAACAACACTGGCCAAGTACTATACTTTGTGTTCTGGATAGAGAAAGGGTTCATACCATCTGTTGACAGGCCGAGTCGAAGGTTTCTTGCTTCACTAGCAAACTCTGGCCACTTATTATTCACTTGAGCCCAAGATAACGAGTCAACAGGATGTCGCATTATACCATCTTCAGTGGCATTGTTGGCATGCCATCGCAAATCCTCAGCCATCCTTGCTGATCTAAACATCCTCTTGAATCTGTCTTTGATCGGAAAATACCGTAGGACCTTTGCAGGAAttcctttcttttcttcatTACTGTGCTTATCAATTTCCCATCTAGAAGCACTACATCTTGGGCAGGTTTCCAACTCCTCATATTGCTTCCTATAGAGAATACAATCGTTCTTGCACGCATGAATCATTTCGTAGCCAAACCCAAAAATCTTCAAGAACTTCTTAATCGAATCAGTCGACTTTGGTAGTACATTACCTTCTGGTAGCATGTCATGTAATGCTGACAGTAGCTGATCAAAGTAAGCCTCTGACATTCCACTCTTTACTTTGATGCGGTAAAGGGCCATGATCGCAGAAACTTTGGTATGCTTGCTACATGTCAAGTACAATGGAGTTTCAGCATCTCTCAACTTCTTCCTAAACTCCGAGTCTTCATCAGGTTCACCATGTACAGGCTCTCCTCCAGTGTCATCAGAAGGCGGTTCATCAGGTTCACCACTATCAAAATAAGCCGTCCTTAGCAAACCATAAGCCTCTGTTTCTGATTGAGGGACACTATCAGTCATATCAGACCTTCTCTCACCATGAAGACTCCAACAAGAACTCCTCATATACTTCTTATCCATACCCCTAATCACAAGATGCTCCGTTACTTTGTCTAAAACTTGATGGGAAAGGTTTCTGCAGTGAGTACAGGGACATAATATTTCTGTCGGATCTCCTAACCTCCTCGCTGATGCAGTAACAAAGCCTGTTGCTCCTTCGAAATATTCGAGGCTagccctatatatatatataaggaacAGAATCAGAACAACAAATTTGGAACAGAAGAAGAACTCGTCATGAATTAAAATGTCGAAAAGATTACTACCTTGGAAGCCAAACCCATGCTTTTTCCATATCAGAACAATATAACTTCGAGGGAAATCGACTGAAACCTTCGATTTTCGAAAAGGAGGCGTCAGCAAAAGGAACTAAACCTAGATTTGAGTTATCGCAGAAGGAGAATGAACAGATCTCCGATGGAAAGACGGATATTGAaagattaaaaaatcagatccTACGGCTTCTATGAAGGCACGTCATCTATCCCCACCATTCCTTCTTATTGGTTTATGTACAAttctatattaatttatttttaaattacgaAAAATGCATAAAAATGATGGGAAATTATGTTATAAAcacaatttaaattttttgaatccCTATATGATGATAGGGTTGAATCTCTATATGATGATATGGTTGAATCCCTTAAATTTGTTACAATAGGGTTGAATCCCTaaataaaccctaaaatctaaatTGTATAAATTTTTATGAACAATTTATTTGTAAAAATTGTGATGGAACACTTAAATTGTATAAATTATTGGTTTATGTACAAttctatattaatttatttttaaattacgaAAAATGCATAAAAATGATGGGAAATTATGTTATAAAcacaatttaaattttttgaatccCTATATGATGATAGGGTTGAATCTCTATATGATGATATGGTTGAATCCCTTAAATTTGTTACAATAGGGTTGAATCCCTaaataaaccctaaaatctaaatTGTATAAATTTTTATGAACAATTTATTTGTAAAAATTGTGATGGAACACTTAAATTGTATAAATTATTGGTTTATGTACAAttctatattaatttatttttatgtaaaaattttaaaggacaacttatttttataatttatatatatgccaAGCCTACATAATCTTATTAGAAATATGTCTTAACAACCAAACAAAATATGTCTTACAACCAAACAAGCAAAATATGTCTTAAAACAAAACAAGCATACTCCGATCCATAAATATGTCTTTGAGAACACTCGATCGAGTACATTTAAACATACAGAATCTTATCATTTGGCCAAGCCACTGTGCTGCCCACAGCATCTGATATGTCTTCCAGAAAAGAGTTTGGTCTCCATAGAGATGCATCTTCAATCAAGGCCACTTCAACCCAGACCCGACTTGCATTGGGACCTAACGGGACGTGATGGACTAAACACAATGGATCAGTACTACTTACTCTGCCTTCTGCGACTTTCCGTCCTGAGTTGTTGTGGTCCAACAAGATGCACTTCTTTTTACTACCTGAACGGGTGGAACTAGTGCTGCCACTTGGACTCTACAAGCACAACAAATACATCACACCAACTACATCTAAATAAGTTTGTAAAAGAGAGAAGTTTGTAAATTTACCAATGAAGGCCTTCTGACACTAGCTTCCCCTTCATCTTCAGGAACTTTAATTACTGATACATTATGGAGCGGCCATGCGATCTTTTCATTAACAGCATCACTCATTGTTGTC includes the following:
- the LOC117130390 gene encoding uncharacterized protein LOC117130390 isoform X2, giving the protein MEKAWVWLPRASLEYFEGATGFVTASARRLGDPTEILCPCTHCRNLSHQVLDKVTEHLVIRGMDKKYMRSSCWSLHGERRSDMTDSVPQSETEAYGLLRTAYFDSGEPDEPPSDDTGGEPVHGEPDEDSEFRKKLRDAETPLYLTCSKHTKVSAIMALYRIKVKSGMSEAYFDQLLSALHDMLPEGNVLPKSTDSIKKFLKIFGFGYEMIHACKNDCILYRKQYEELETCPRCSASRWEIDKHSNEEKKGIPAKVLRYFPIKDRFKRMFRSARMAEDLRWHANNATEDGIMRHPVDSLSWAQVNNKWPEFASEARNLRLGLSTDGMNPFSIQNTKYSTWPVLLVNYNLPPTLCMKAENVMLTMLIPGPTAPSNNIDVYLEPLVEDLQELWSEGIQVYDSFLKEKFTLKAMLLWTISDYPALGSLAGCKVKGKQACNVCGKDTPNRWLKFSRKYVYLGNRKRLSPGHHYRRRKGWFDNTVEKGTANRIQTGAEIFATLKNFRNDFGRSLAKKKKRKRNVVSEDEVAEDEENDETSDQWRWKKRSIFFDLPYWKDLPVRHNIDVMHVEKNLSDALLSTLMQSAKSKDGLKARQDLEDIGIRKNLHTQVRGKRFYLPPATYWLSKEEKKIFCQRLSAFRGPDGYCGLLPRGPRVAVTRVCNYFNRLCQRAIDAEKLITLENEFVETMCQLERFFPPSLFDIMFHLPLHLAREARLGGPVHFRWMYPFERYMKTLKAYVKNFARPEACMAEGYLAGECIAFCLEFLKNSVPVEEVLNRNEDIQSDGMVLEGRPLQKGTELILSEKDRDIAHRYVLMNMAIMDPYVEMHLQELQDNDVRLATNETLLWKHHTQQFAEWVKNKIPSNSKEHSTKLRWLAFGPRFTAHTIKGFVINGNRFHIQSVKRKTQNSGVTYEAFSMCRSSARDTRHTADMVTYYGVITEIILLDYHMFSVPLFKCNWANRGYGVKEEDGFTLVNLHVNQTPYLQDPYILPSQAKQVFYSREDEESPWYVVMRAPPRGYHELETEEDVVGAPLLAQEFDDTEQLSDDESFCVRDDCDGIIVAD